One Cucurbita pepo subsp. pepo cultivar mu-cu-16 chromosome LG07, ASM280686v2, whole genome shotgun sequence genomic region harbors:
- the LOC111798028 gene encoding 40S ribosomal protein S11-like — protein MAEQTEKAFLKQPKVFLCSKKIGKGKRPGKGGNRFYKSIGLGFKTPREAIEGTYIDKKCPFTGTVSIRGRILAGTCHSAKMVRTIIVRRNYLHYVKKYQRYEKRHSNIPAHISPCFRVKEGDHVIIGQCRPLSKTVRFNVLKVIPAGSSTGKKAFAGI, from the exons ATGGCGGAACAG ACCGAGAAGGCGTTTTTGAAACAACCCAAAGTTTTTCTCTG CTCCAAAAAGATTGGGAAGGGAAAGCGACCTGGAAAGGGCGGGAACCGTTTCTACAAGAGTATTGGATTAGGATTCAAGACGCCTAGGGAAGCCATTGAAG GAACGTACATTGATAAGAAATGCCCCTTCACTGGAACTGTCTCTATTAGGGGCCGCATTTTAGCTGGAACTTGCCATAGTGCTAAGATGGTCAGAACCATTATTGTCAGGAGGAACTACCTACATTATGTCAAGAAGTATCAGAG GTATGAGAAAAGGCACTCCAACATTCCTGCCCATATTTCTCCTTGCTTTCGTGTGAAGGAGGGAGATCATGTTATTATTGGCCAATGCAG GCCATTGTCGAAGACAGTGAGGTTCAATGTGTTGAAGGTTATTCCTGCAGGATCCTCAACTGGGAAGAAAGCGTTTGCtggaatttaa